A genomic region of Haliotis asinina isolate JCU_RB_2024 chromosome 1, JCU_Hal_asi_v2, whole genome shotgun sequence contains the following coding sequences:
- the LOC137274821 gene encoding protein SON-like, with the protein MAYYTTDTHHMAYRTSDIHHMAYYTSDTHHIAYYTSDTHHMAYYTSDTHHISYYTTDTHHMAYYTSDTHHMAYYTSDTHHISYYTTDTHHMAYYTSDTHHMAYYTTDTHHMAYYTSDTHHISYYTTDTHHMAYYTSDTHHMAYYTSDTHHISYYTTDTHHMAYYTSDTHHMAYYTTDTHHMAYYTSDTHHISYYTSDTHHMAYYTTDTHHMAYYTSDTHHMAYYTTDTHHMAYYTSDTHHMAYYTTDTHHMAYYTSDTHHMAYYTSDTHHMAYYTTDTHHMAPYTSDTHHMAYYTSDTHHISYYTTDTHHMAYYTSDTHHMAYYTSDTHHMAPYTIETNHIAFYTTDDIYNLTRFTTISSKLYLYFKLVNLIHVFRS; encoded by the coding sequence ATGGCATACTACACGACAGACACCCACCACATGGCATACCGCACGTCAGACATCCACCACATGGCATACTACACGTCAGACACCCACCACATAGCATACTACACGTCAGACACCCACCACATGGCATACTACACGTCAGACACCCACCACATATCATACTACACGACAGACACCCACCACATGGCATACTACACGTCAGACACCCACCACATGGCATACTACACGTCAGACACTCACCACATATCATACTACACGACAGACACCCACCACATGGCATACTACACGTCAGACACCCACCACATGGCATACTACACGACAGACACCCACCACATGGCATACTACACGTCAGACACCCACCACATATCATACTACACGACAGACACCCACCACATGGCATACTACACGTCAGACACCCACCACATGGCATACTACACGTCAGACACTCACCACATATCATACTACACGACAGACACCCACCACATGGCATACTACACGTCAGACACCCACCACATGGCATACTACACGACAGACACCCACCACATGGCATACTACACGTCAGACACCCACCACATATCATACTACACGTCAGACACCCACCACATGGCATACTACACGACAGACACCCACCACATGGCATACTACACGTCAGACACCCACCACATGGCATACTACACGACAGACACCCACCACATGGCATACTACACGTCAGACACCCACCACATGGCATACTACACGACAGACACCCACCACATGGCATACTACACGTCAGACACCCACCACATGGCATACTACACGTCAGACACCCACCACATGGCATACTACACGACAGACACCCACCACATGGCACCCTACACGTCAGACACCCACCACATGGCATACTACACGTCAGACACCCACCACATATCATACTACACGACAGACACCCACCACATGGCATACTACACGTCAGACACCCACCACATGGCATACTACACGTCAGACACTCACCACATGGCACCCTACACGATAGAAACCAACCACATTGCATTCTACACGACAGACGACATTTATAATTTGACAAGATTCACAACGATCAGCTCAAAATTATACCTTTACTTTAAATTGGTTAATCTCATACATGTGTTCAGATCTTGA